In Xylanibacter ruminicola 23, a single genomic region encodes these proteins:
- a CDS encoding DUF6994 family protein — MRIRDIDVNFDFTSDTKGFWEGFWERNDGLGAGGADPDSRSKTLRLYSQLLWSKPLPNGELMELEDGRSKFYLKWKDFYFGNDSITASFRYYRNRPLLEEVKKNVPDYHQFVETYLHQLYQIGGEVILPSAVGGINQTRGFRADIRDRWDLTLECIRRFYNGDDSPLSDVLNKNKAFFELFVDFKGYVDFFFFQDLVDKNYASVKLWLDTPLFVKNPIPKTVDEYFNFLNKEIEFVESRNIRIQHYINSVTKKDEFTTMMHADLLAEDGWSRLDVMVLGAYANILKGIKKADACKNHGITIEEYDENIERVKKL; from the coding sequence ATGAGAATAAGAGATATAGATGTGAATTTTGATTTTACTTCTGATACCAAAGGATTTTGGGAAGGCTTTTGGGAAAGAAACGATGGACTTGGGGCTGGAGGCGCAGATCCTGATTCCAGAAGTAAAACGCTTAGACTATATAGTCAGCTATTATGGAGTAAGCCATTACCTAATGGTGAATTAATGGAACTAGAAGATGGCAGAAGTAAATTCTATCTAAAATGGAAGGATTTCTATTTCGGAAACGATTCTATTACTGCTTCTTTTAGATATTATCGAAACAGACCGCTTTTGGAAGAAGTAAAGAAGAATGTACCCGATTATCATCAGTTCGTAGAAACGTATCTTCATCAACTATATCAGATTGGTGGTGAAGTCATATTGCCATCTGCGGTCGGGGGAATAAATCAGACTAGGGGATTTCGGGCTGATATACGTGACCGATGGGATTTGACATTAGAATGTATTCGTCGATTCTATAATGGAGATGACAGCCCATTAAGTGATGTATTGAATAAGAATAAAGCTTTTTTTGAATTGTTTGTGGACTTTAAGGGCTATGTGGATTTCTTCTTTTTTCAAGATCTTGTCGATAAGAATTATGCAAGTGTCAAACTATGGTTGGATACTCCGCTGTTTGTAAAGAACCCCATCCCAAAGACTGTTGATGAATACTTTAATTTCTTGAACAAGGAAATAGAATTTGTAGAAAGTAGGAATATAAGAATTCAGCATTACATTAATTCTGTGACTAAGAAGGATGAATTTACAACTATGATGCACGCTGACCTACTAGCTGAAGACGGTTGGTCGAGATTAGATGTCATGGTGCTCGGTGCCTATGCAAATATTCTAAAAGGAATAAAGAAAGCCGATGCCTGTAAGAATCACGGTATCACGATAGAAGAATATGATGAGAATATAGAGCGAGTCAAAAAGCTTTAA
- a CDS encoding helix-turn-helix transcriptional regulator, whose product MKKNINRIKVVLVEKHRTNKWLAEQLGVTPSTVSKWCTNDAQPSIETLMKISVLLDVKTDDLLRFDEL is encoded by the coding sequence ATGAAGAAGAATATAAACCGAATTAAAGTGGTTCTAGTTGAAAAACATAGAACCAACAAATGGCTAGCCGAACAGCTAGGCGTTACACCATCCACAGTAAGCAAGTGGTGCACAAACGATGCCCAGCCATCAATTGAAACCCTCATGAAGATATCTGTTCTTCTTGACGTAAAAACAGATGATCTCCTAAGATTCGACGAATTGTAA
- a CDS encoding DUF6712 family protein, with the protein MKLITTDEQLRLLIPNVLATVEGEPTLIEKLYPYLESAEQWVMDTFVPEANFAEIAEADSSGPNERFRFPLEKLVACHAYMTAIPSLDLVLTPNGFGIVSNQTVVPASRERVAALIASLESQRDAAIEALILRLSSRTDWQQSEPGKYFAATMFPFLSLCRRLAIREHIWDSYQQLHERLIKIESVLADTYFSHEQMQVFRSHVFTQHRSASPLEEQVIKSLQSYELELLNNIQVHPQCYYDLITIIREHEEIFPAWHTSAVAALYTPKVFVNQKSSGGYWL; encoded by the coding sequence ATGAAACTGATTACCACCGACGAGCAGCTGCGCTTGCTCATACCTAACGTACTGGCCACCGTTGAGGGTGAGCCTACATTGATTGAAAAGCTTTACCCATATCTCGAGTCTGCCGAGCAATGGGTAATGGACACTTTCGTTCCTGAAGCCAATTTTGCCGAGATAGCTGAAGCTGACAGCTCAGGTCCTAACGAGCGTTTCCGTTTCCCCTTGGAAAAGCTCGTAGCCTGTCATGCCTATATGACAGCCATCCCTTCGCTTGATTTAGTCTTGACCCCTAATGGTTTCGGTATCGTCTCAAATCAGACAGTTGTTCCCGCTTCTCGTGAGCGCGTCGCCGCTCTGATCGCCTCTCTCGAGTCTCAGCGCGACGCCGCTATCGAAGCTCTCATCCTTCGTCTATCCAGTAGAACGGACTGGCAGCAAAGCGAACCAGGTAAATACTTCGCCGCCACAATGTTCCCGTTCCTGAGCCTCTGCCGCCGTCTCGCCATCCGCGAACATATCTGGGACTCCTACCAGCAGCTGCACGAACGTCTCATAAAGATAGAGTCCGTTCTTGCCGACACATACTTCTCTCACGAGCAGATGCAAGTCTTCCGCTCCCACGTATTCACCCAGCACCGCAGCGCATCACCCCTCGAAGAGCAGGTGATTAAATCCCTGCAGTCCTACGAGTTGGAGCTTCTAAACAACATCCAAGTTCACCCCCAATGTTATTACGATCTAATCACTATCATTCGCGAACACGAAGAAATATTCCCCGCCTGGCACACCTCCGCAGTCGCCGCCCTCTACACCCCCAAAGTCTTCGTGAACCAAAAGTCATCTGGTGGTTACTGGTTATAA
- a CDS encoding LexA family protein: MKKMKEPDIQKADVSTELELPMYDAIAAGFPITSDYPADRLDFNRDFIKHPESTFYVRVKGDSMKEAGIFDGDLCLVDKAEEMVHGNIVAAYVNGGFTVKYLDTSTKDQGFIRLVPANKDFKPFIIDSSDEFTVWGKVIFTIRDWRNSYCLPL; encoded by the coding sequence ATGAAGAAAATGAAAGAACCAGATATACAAAAAGCAGATGTATCTACGGAGCTGGAGCTGCCGATGTACGATGCGATAGCAGCCGGTTTCCCTATTACCAGTGACTATCCTGCAGACAGGCTGGATTTCAATCGCGACTTTATCAAGCACCCCGAAAGTACTTTCTATGTGCGTGTGAAAGGCGATTCTATGAAAGAGGCCGGCATCTTCGATGGCGACTTGTGCCTGGTAGACAAAGCAGAAGAGATGGTACACGGCAATATCGTGGCTGCGTATGTTAACGGTGGGTTTACGGTGAAGTACCTGGATACGTCGACTAAGGATCAGGGCTTTATCCGATTGGTGCCAGCCAATAAGGATTTCAAACCGTTTATCATCGATTCATCAGACGAGTTTACTGTCTGGGGAAAAGTAATTTTTACCATTAGAGACTGGAGGAATAGCTATTGTTTGCCATTATAG
- a CDS encoding Y-family DNA polymerase — protein sequence MFAIIDCDNCFVSCERVFRPDLNGKPVVVLSNNDGCVVARSNEAKAMGIKAGTPYFQLKDLFPGQEIAVFSSNYELYIDMTDRVMSLIRKEVPEFYRYSIDEGFCMLKGMEHLDLKAWGEEMHQRIKQCTGMPVSIGIASTKTLAKMASHYAKKYPGFHHCCYIDNVTRRDKALELYPISEVWGIGRQYAKRLEAIGIKTAYDFATLSRSWVRSTFNVVVERTWRELNGEDCILLEDMTKKKSICTSRSFPGMVPDFETLRTSISNFAAHCAEKLRKQQSAAAIVSVFIDTNHFREDLPQYWNYAEERLLTPSSSTQDIVQCALRCTQRIYRQGYQYKRAGVIVMGICPTSAVQTNFIDYDSEKYEKKRKLDEAIDRINRINGSETVVLGSQQYTAKDGIGKASVFRDSIKHDFRSPSYTTKWSDIPEAE from the coding sequence TTGTTTGCCATTATAGATTGTGATAATTGCTTCGTGAGCTGCGAGCGTGTATTCAGGCCCGATCTCAACGGAAAGCCCGTCGTTGTATTGTCGAACAACGATGGCTGTGTTGTTGCGCGCTCAAACGAAGCAAAAGCAATGGGCATCAAAGCTGGAACTCCCTACTTCCAACTAAAAGACCTCTTTCCTGGACAGGAAATAGCGGTATTCTCGTCGAACTACGAACTGTATATCGATATGACCGACAGAGTGATGTCGCTCATCCGAAAGGAGGTGCCTGAATTCTATCGTTACAGTATAGATGAAGGCTTCTGTATGCTGAAAGGTATGGAGCATCTCGACCTGAAAGCATGGGGCGAGGAGATGCATCAGCGCATCAAACAATGCACGGGTATGCCGGTAAGCATCGGCATCGCCTCTACTAAGACCTTGGCAAAGATGGCCAGTCATTATGCCAAGAAATATCCCGGATTTCATCATTGTTGCTATATTGACAATGTGACAAGACGCGATAAGGCCTTAGAACTGTATCCCATTAGCGAAGTGTGGGGCATTGGCCGACAGTATGCTAAGCGCCTTGAAGCTATAGGCATCAAGACAGCCTATGATTTTGCAACGCTCAGCAGAAGCTGGGTTCGGTCGACCTTTAACGTTGTGGTAGAGCGCACCTGGCGTGAACTCAACGGTGAGGATTGCATTCTTCTGGAAGACATGACTAAGAAGAAAAGCATCTGTACCAGCAGAAGCTTCCCCGGAATGGTGCCTGACTTTGAGACGCTGCGTACCAGCATCAGCAACTTTGCTGCCCATTGTGCAGAAAAGCTTCGCAAGCAACAGTCAGCAGCAGCGATTGTGAGTGTGTTCATCGATACAAACCATTTCCGAGAGGACTTGCCACAGTACTGGAACTATGCCGAGGAACGACTGTTGACACCCAGCAGTAGCACCCAGGATATCGTGCAATGTGCTCTGCGCTGCACCCAGAGGATATACCGACAAGGGTATCAGTACAAGCGTGCTGGTGTAATCGTGATGGGCATCTGCCCTACTTCGGCTGTACAGACCAATTTCATCGACTATGATTCGGAGAAATATGAGAAAAAGCGAAAACTGGATGAAGCCATCGACCGTATCAATCGCATAAATGGTAGTGAGACTGTCGTGCTTGGCTCGCAACAATACACGGCTAAAGACGGCATTGGCAAAGCGAGTGTTTTCCGAGACAGCATCAAGCACGACTTCCGTAGTCCAAGCTACACTACAAAGTGGAGCGACATTCCTGAAGCAGAATAA